A stretch of Halomonas elongata DSM 2581 DNA encodes these proteins:
- a CDS encoding LysR family transcriptional regulator: protein MDTQSLQAFLAVADSGSFSRAAEQLHLTQPAVSKRIAVLEGQIDARLFDRIGRRVALTEAGRLLLPRARRILVMVDDSRRALGNLSGDVAGRLTLATSHHLGLHRLPPLLERYTRRHPEVRLDLHFLDSEQAYQGVLDGELEIAAATLAPHPDPQLETVPVWVDRLCFVCAEDHPLARRRHLALHELCDHDAVLPGPLTFTRTLIESRFAAAGLDLPVAISTNYLETLKMMASIGLGWSLLPESMVAGELHELDVDHPPIHRPLGYLVHRSRTLSNAARAMLDMFDAARTPEALAWQE, encoded by the coding sequence ATGGATACCCAGAGCCTGCAGGCCTTCCTGGCCGTGGCCGACAGCGGCAGCTTCTCCAGGGCCGCCGAGCAGTTGCACCTGACGCAGCCGGCGGTCAGCAAGCGCATCGCCGTGCTCGAGGGACAGATCGATGCCCGGCTGTTCGATCGTATCGGCCGTCGCGTCGCCCTGACCGAGGCCGGCCGCCTGCTGCTGCCCCGGGCGCGACGCATCCTGGTGATGGTCGATGACAGCCGGCGGGCGCTCGGCAACCTCAGCGGTGATGTCGCCGGCCGCCTGACCCTGGCCACCAGCCATCATCTCGGGCTGCATCGGCTGCCGCCACTGCTCGAACGCTATACCCGCCGCCACCCCGAGGTGCGACTGGATCTGCATTTCCTGGATTCCGAGCAGGCCTACCAGGGCGTGCTCGACGGCGAACTGGAAATCGCCGCAGCGACCCTGGCACCGCACCCGGACCCGCAACTGGAGACGGTACCGGTCTGGGTCGACCGACTCTGTTTCGTCTGTGCCGAGGACCACCCACTGGCCCGGCGTCGCCATCTGGCCCTGCATGAACTGTGCGATCACGACGCCGTGCTGCCCGGGCCGCTGACCTTCACCCGTACCCTGATCGAGTCCCGCTTCGCCGCCGCCGGTCTGGACCTGCCGGTGGCGATCTCCACCAATTATCTGGAGACCCTCAAGATGATGGCCAGCATCGGCCTGGGCTGGAGCCTGCTGCCCGAAAGCATGGTGGCCGGCGAACTGCACGAACTCGACGTGGATCATCCGCCCATCCACCGCCCCCTGGGATATCTGGTCCACCGCAGCCGCACGCTTTCCAACGCCGCCCGGGCGATGCTCGACATGTTCGATGCCGCACGCACTCCCGAGGCGCTCGCCTGGCAGGAGTGA
- the nqrF gene encoding NADH:ubiquinone reductase (Na(+)-transporting) subunit F, translating into MVDTTVILLGVVMFTVVIIGLTAVILAARSKLVSSGDVSIEINGDPEHTLTTQAGGKLLNTLAANGIFLSSACGGGGSCAQCRCRVEEGGGSILPTEESHFTLREKKEGWRLSCQVPVKQDMKIEVPEEVFGVKKWECEVIENPNVATFIKELNLRLPEGEDVAFRAGGYVQLVAPPYDIKFSDFDIEEEYRGDWEKFGLFDISHKNNEEIIRAYSMANYPEEKGILKFNVRIATPPPNTSHPPGLMSTYVFSLKPGDKVTVMGPFGEFFAKDTDAEMVFVGGGAGMAPMRSHIFDQLKRLDTKRKITFWYGARSWRETFYNEEYDQLAEEHDNFEWHLALSDPLPEDNWDGPTGFIHNVLYEMYLKDHPAPEDCEYYMCGPPMMNASVIKMLVDLGVEPENIMLDDFGG; encoded by the coding sequence ATGGTTGATACAACAGTCATCTTGCTCGGTGTGGTCATGTTCACCGTGGTCATCATCGGTCTGACGGCGGTGATCCTGGCCGCCCGGAGCAAGCTCGTCAGTTCCGGGGACGTCTCCATCGAGATCAACGGCGACCCCGAGCACACCCTTACCACCCAGGCGGGCGGCAAGCTGCTCAACACCCTGGCCGCCAATGGCATCTTCCTGTCATCGGCCTGCGGTGGCGGTGGTTCCTGCGCCCAGTGCCGGTGCCGCGTGGAAGAGGGGGGCGGCTCGATCCTGCCCACCGAGGAGTCGCACTTCACCCTGCGCGAGAAGAAGGAAGGCTGGCGCCTGTCCTGTCAGGTGCCGGTCAAGCAGGACATGAAGATCGAGGTCCCTGAAGAGGTCTTCGGCGTCAAGAAGTGGGAATGCGAGGTCATCGAGAACCCCAACGTCGCGACCTTCATCAAGGAGCTCAACCTGCGCCTGCCCGAAGGCGAAGATGTGGCCTTCCGCGCCGGCGGTTACGTGCAGCTGGTGGCGCCGCCCTACGACATCAAGTTCTCCGACTTCGATATCGAGGAAGAGTACAGGGGCGACTGGGAGAAGTTCGGCCTCTTCGACATCTCCCACAAGAACAACGAGGAAATCATCCGGGCCTACTCGATGGCCAACTACCCGGAAGAGAAGGGTATCCTCAAGTTCAACGTGCGTATCGCCACGCCGCCGCCCAACACCAGCCATCCGCCGGGCTTGATGTCGACCTACGTCTTCAGCCTGAAGCCGGGCGACAAGGTGACCGTGATGGGGCCCTTCGGCGAGTTCTTCGCCAAGGACACCGATGCGGAGATGGTGTTCGTCGGTGGTGGTGCCGGCATGGCGCCGATGCGCAGTCATATCTTCGACCAGCTCAAGCGCCTGGATACCAAGCGCAAGATTACCTTCTGGTATGGGGCACGCTCCTGGCGGGAGACCTTCTACAATGAAGAGTACGACCAGCTGGCCGAGGAGCACGACAACTTCGAGTGGCACCTGGCGTTGTCCGATCCCCTGCCCGAAGACAACTGGGACGGGCCGACCGGCTTCATCCACAATGTCCTCTACGAGATGTATCTCAAGGATCATCCGGCGCCCGAGGATTGCGAGTACTACATGTGCGGGCCGCCCATGATGAACGCTTCGGTGATCAAGATGCTGGTGGATCTTGGCGTCGAACCGGAAAACATCATGCTGGACGACTTCGGTGGCTGA
- the nqrM gene encoding (Na+)-NQR maturation NqrM yields the protein MSTFLVVLALMLVIVAAMAVGVILGRRPIQGSCGGLNNLGLKEGCEVCGGKDEVCEEENRKRGRARRSSDENSGADLGYDATRR from the coding sequence ATGAGTACCTTTCTGGTCGTTCTGGCCCTGATGCTGGTCATCGTGGCGGCCATGGCCGTGGGCGTCATTCTGGGGCGTCGTCCCATCCAGGGGTCCTGTGGCGGGCTCAACAACCTGGGCCTCAAGGAAGGCTGCGAGGTTTGCGGCGGCAAGGACGAGGTCTGCGAGGAAGAGAACCGCAAGCGTGGCCGCGCCCGTCGCAGCAGCGACGAGAACAGTGGCGCCGATCTGGGCTACGACGCCACGCGGCGCTGA
- a CDS encoding PA2779 family protein — protein MKRLSRLLSPLLIIALVIGSLPAVAAAPNSELVGTAAVLDASTIQQDRERIRDVLARDDVQRQLQLQGVDADEVQARVAALSDAEVSEMADRLDQMPAGASVVGALFAVFVILLVTDILGLTNVYPFTR, from the coding sequence ATGAAGCGACTCAGCCGTCTCCTCAGTCCCCTCCTGATCATTGCCCTGGTCATCGGTAGCCTGCCTGCCGTCGCCGCCGCACCGAACAGCGAGCTGGTCGGCACCGCCGCGGTGCTCGACGCCAGCACCATCCAGCAGGACCGCGAGCGCATTCGCGATGTCCTGGCCCGTGACGACGTGCAGCGTCAACTGCAGCTGCAGGGCGTCGACGCCGATGAGGTACAGGCGCGCGTGGCAGCGCTGTCCGATGCCGAGGTGAGCGAGATGGCCGACCGCCTCGACCAGATGCCCGCCGGGGCCAGCGTCGTCGGCGCCCTGTTCGCCGTCTTCGTGATCCTGCTGGTGACCGATATCCTCGGTCTCACCAACGTCTACCCCTTCACTCGCTGA
- a CDS encoding LPS-assembly lipoprotein LptE, translating to MQRRTLLRLTLATGASLALAGCGFRLRGMGTASLPFAALAVDGTDDDLSRLAVKRLRAANVSVEEAAPQVLNLGPESFGEQRLSVLKSGHQAYDMTLEVPFSVQRRDDGAYLLDQQRLEVQERLTLSSNNLLSVDDRRSEVQRRLRRKAVDQLLERLRALDGQ from the coding sequence ATGCAGCGTCGAACCCTGCTCCGCCTGACCCTGGCCACCGGCGCTTCCCTGGCGCTGGCGGGATGCGGTTTCCGCCTGCGAGGCATGGGCACCGCTTCCCTGCCCTTCGCCGCGCTGGCCGTGGATGGCACGGATGACGACCTTTCCCGGCTCGCGGTCAAGCGCCTGCGGGCAGCGAACGTCAGTGTCGAAGAGGCGGCCCCGCAGGTCTTGAACCTGGGACCGGAGTCCTTCGGTGAACAGCGCTTGAGCGTGCTGAAATCCGGTCACCAGGCATACGACATGACGCTCGAAGTGCCCTTTTCGGTCCAGCGGCGCGACGATGGCGCCTATCTGCTCGATCAGCAGCGCCTCGAGGTCCAGGAGCGCCTCACCTTGAGCAGCAACAACCTGCTCTCCGTCGACGATCGACGTAGCGAGGTGCAGCGTCGCCTGCGTCGCAAGGCGGTCGACCAGTTGCTGGAACGGCTGCGGGCCCTCGACGGCCAATGA
- a CDS encoding PA2778 family cysteine peptidase → MIRLLRQPGNARLAGVFMLAICMLSLVGCASTPTLSPETARELPQRALLDDVPFHGQRDYQCGPASLAMALGASGVSVDVDTLIPQVFLPDREGSVQPEMLAAVRRHGRIPFPLEGGFEALLTELDAGHPVVVMQNLSLPLWPVWHYAVAIGYDRPAEQMILHSGTTPEHRVAFNRFDATWARSDRWAFVALPPGDLPASDDVDSAIRAITDFESVQGAEAALPAWNALAERHPGSAMARFAQGNARHASGDEDGAIAAFRAATRSDSELAPAWLNLGLLLKARGNIERARHALEQAATLPGPWQSRAREELVSLEQGEESPR, encoded by the coding sequence ATGATTCGCCTGCTTCGGCAGCCAGGAAACGCCCGCCTTGCGGGCGTTTTCATGTTGGCGATCTGCATGTTGAGCCTCGTGGGCTGCGCCTCGACACCGACCCTGTCGCCCGAGACCGCCCGCGAACTTCCCCAGCGCGCCCTGCTCGACGACGTGCCTTTCCACGGGCAACGCGACTACCAGTGCGGTCCCGCCTCCCTGGCCATGGCGCTTGGCGCCAGCGGTGTCTCGGTGGACGTGGACACCCTGATTCCCCAGGTCTTCCTGCCCGACCGGGAAGGCAGCGTACAGCCCGAGATGCTGGCCGCGGTGCGTCGCCATGGACGCATACCCTTTCCGCTCGAAGGAGGCTTCGAGGCCTTGCTCACCGAGCTCGATGCCGGCCATCCGGTGGTGGTGATGCAGAACCTCTCGCTGCCCCTGTGGCCGGTCTGGCACTACGCCGTCGCCATCGGCTACGATCGGCCGGCCGAGCAGATGATCCTGCACAGCGGAACGACGCCCGAGCATCGGGTGGCCTTCAACCGTTTCGATGCCACCTGGGCGCGCAGCGACCGCTGGGCCTTCGTCGCCCTGCCCCCTGGCGACCTCCCGGCCAGCGACGATGTCGACAGCGCCATCCGCGCCATCACCGACTTCGAATCCGTACAGGGTGCCGAAGCCGCCCTGCCGGCCTGGAATGCCCTGGCCGAGCGTCACCCCGGCTCCGCCATGGCACGCTTTGCCCAGGGCAACGCCCGGCATGCGAGCGGCGACGAAGACGGCGCCATCGCCGCCTTTCGTGCCGCAACCCGATCGGATTCCGAGCTGGCCCCCGCTTGGCTCAATCTCGGCCTGCTGCTCAAGGCACGAGGTAACATCGAACGGGCTCGCCATGCCCTCGAGCAGGCGGCGACACTACCCGGTCCCTGGCAGTCGCGTGCCCGGGAGGAACTGGTATCACTCGAACAAGGAGAGGAGAGCCCAAGGTGA
- a CDS encoding zinc ribbon-containing protein codes for MSEQQDPQSRDHRLKAAYERMLDRLKEGAGELNRDALQHELDEAVEFEAEVEEFTRDELALLRAWVERDLKEMRRYLSAGGEGVASWLGIDLSVLSRKVTESLFSIADRSLIERERLEDDLEASRADYTAGEMAAPGRMACAHCDAIVELAGVARIEPCHQCGHRYFVRAPVA; via the coding sequence ATGAGCGAGCAACAGGATCCGCAATCCCGGGATCATCGATTGAAGGCAGCCTATGAGCGCATGCTCGACCGTCTCAAGGAAGGTGCCGGTGAACTGAATCGCGATGCCCTGCAGCATGAGCTCGACGAGGCCGTCGAATTCGAGGCCGAGGTCGAAGAGTTCACGCGCGATGAGCTGGCGTTGCTGCGTGCCTGGGTCGAACGTGACCTCAAGGAGATGCGTCGCTACCTGAGTGCCGGTGGCGAAGGCGTGGCCAGCTGGTTGGGCATCGATCTGTCGGTGTTGTCGCGCAAGGTGACCGAGTCGCTGTTTTCCATCGCCGATCGCAGCCTCATCGAACGCGAGCGCCTGGAAGACGACCTGGAAGCCTCGCGGGCCGATTACACCGCCGGTGAGATGGCCGCGCCCGGGCGCATGGCCTGTGCGCACTGCGATGCCATCGTCGAACTGGCCGGCGTGGCGCGCATCGAACCTTGCCATCAATGCGGTCATCGCTATTTCGTGCGGGCGCCGGTGGCCTGA
- the holA gene encoding DNA polymerase III subunit delta produces the protein MKVFADKLEDALAKSLPPVVIVAGDEPLQHMEACDAVRRTAREAGIEEREVLHVEANFPWGRLLESAASLSLFASRKLIELRLNGKPGQEGAKALKEYAEGMSGSDNILLIASAKLDYREQKSAWFKALDKAGLFVPVWPVDASRLHFWLRDRASRHGLTLDLDAARLLGERTEGNLLAADQELQKLALLLPPGARISPQQVAGGVEDSARYDVFTLLDACLKGERARVSRILGGLRGEGVEPPIVLWALTRELRLLLSIHQHLDQGQSLEHACKAQKPPIFDKRRPAYQQAIQRLPMKRLHKLLLFAQRLDLTIKGAGTIPLWDGLHDLALTLAGGRGLLAELPSSYRVGG, from the coding sequence GTGAAGGTCTTCGCCGACAAGCTCGAGGACGCCCTGGCCAAGTCCCTGCCTCCGGTAGTGATCGTCGCCGGCGATGAGCCGCTGCAGCACATGGAGGCGTGCGATGCCGTGCGTCGCACGGCGCGCGAAGCCGGAATCGAAGAACGCGAAGTGCTGCATGTGGAAGCCAACTTCCCCTGGGGGCGCCTGCTCGAAAGCGCCGCCAGCCTGTCTCTGTTCGCTTCCCGCAAGCTCATCGAGCTGCGCCTGAACGGCAAGCCCGGCCAGGAAGGCGCCAAGGCGCTCAAGGAATATGCCGAGGGCATGAGCGGCAGTGACAACATCCTGCTGATCGCCTCCGCCAAGCTGGACTATCGCGAACAGAAAAGCGCCTGGTTCAAGGCACTGGACAAGGCCGGGCTCTTCGTCCCGGTATGGCCGGTGGATGCCTCCCGACTGCACTTCTGGCTGCGCGACCGCGCCTCCCGACACGGCCTGACCCTGGATCTCGATGCCGCTCGCCTGCTCGGCGAACGCACCGAGGGCAACCTGCTGGCCGCTGATCAGGAACTGCAGAAGCTGGCCCTGCTGCTGCCGCCCGGAGCACGCATCTCCCCTCAACAGGTAGCCGGTGGCGTGGAGGACAGCGCCCGTTACGATGTCTTCACCCTGCTGGACGCCTGCCTCAAGGGCGAGCGCGCCCGGGTGTCGCGTATCCTGGGCGGCCTGCGTGGCGAGGGTGTCGAGCCGCCCATCGTCCTGTGGGCCCTGACCCGGGAGCTGCGGCTGCTGCTGTCGATCCACCAGCACCTGGATCAGGGCCAGAGCCTCGAACATGCCTGCAAGGCCCAGAAGCCGCCTATCTTCGACAAGCGCCGCCCCGCCTACCAGCAGGCCATCCAGCGCCTGCCCATGAAACGGCTGCACAAGCTGCTGTTGTTTGCCCAGCGTCTCGACCTGACGATCAAGGGTGCCGGCACCATCCCGCTATGGGACGGCCTGCACGACCTGGCACTGACGCTGGCAGGCGGTCGCGGGCTGCTGGCGGAGCTGCCTTCCTCCTACAGAGTCGGCGGATGA
- a CDS encoding DUF488 domain-containing protein — MSYEIVLKRVYQPIEPDDGARLLVDRLWPRGKRRESLALTDWYRDASPSLTLRRQYHEGEISNGVFAARYRGELRSAPENLLPLMRHARAGRLTLLSAARDLEASHLPVLKEAVLAALREEDAADSEPASSPCFGGHERPSDDT; from the coding sequence GTGAGCTATGAGATCGTGCTCAAGCGCGTCTACCAGCCGATCGAGCCCGATGATGGCGCTCGCCTGCTGGTGGATCGACTCTGGCCACGCGGCAAGCGGCGCGAATCGCTGGCACTGACCGACTGGTACCGGGACGCCTCACCGTCCCTGACGCTGCGCCGCCAGTACCACGAAGGCGAGATCAGCAACGGCGTCTTCGCCGCCCGCTACCGCGGCGAACTACGCAGTGCGCCCGAGAATCTCCTGCCGCTGATGCGCCACGCCCGGGCCGGGCGACTGACACTGCTCTCGGCGGCCCGCGATCTGGAGGCCTCGCATCTGCCGGTGCTCAAGGAAGCCGTGCTGGCGGCCTTGCGCGAAGAGGATGCAGCAGACAGCGAACCCGCCTCGTCGCCATGTTTTGGCGGCCATGAACGACCCTCCGACGATACCTGA
- a CDS encoding NADH:ubiquinone reductase (Na(+)-transporting) subunit D encodes MSAPTAKGVLTTPIFKNNPIALQILGICSALAVTSSMSVSLVMSLAVIFVTAFSNLFVSLIRHHIPSSIRIIVQMTIIASLVIVVDQILKAYAYEMSKQLSVFVGLIITNCIVMGRAEGFAMTNTPGLSFLDGVGNGLGYGFILMTVGFFRELLGSGSVFGFTVLQTVQDGGWYVPNGLLLLPPSAFFIIGLIIWVLRAINPEQVEENEFEMKANTQPKEAV; translated from the coding sequence ATGTCTGCACCGACTGCCAAGGGCGTCCTGACGACGCCGATCTTCAAGAACAACCCCATCGCCTTGCAGATCCTGGGGATCTGTAGTGCGCTGGCGGTAACCAGCAGCATGAGCGTGTCGCTGGTCATGTCGCTGGCGGTGATCTTCGTGACGGCGTTCTCCAACCTGTTCGTCTCGTTGATCCGCCACCACATTCCGTCCTCCATCCGCATCATCGTCCAGATGACGATCATCGCCTCGCTGGTGATCGTGGTGGACCAGATTCTCAAGGCCTATGCCTACGAGATGTCCAAGCAGCTGTCGGTCTTCGTTGGCCTGATCATCACCAACTGCATCGTGATGGGGCGTGCCGAGGGCTTCGCCATGACCAACACGCCGGGGCTGTCCTTCCTGGACGGTGTCGGCAACGGTCTCGGCTACGGCTTCATCCTGATGACCGTCGGCTTCTTCCGCGAACTGCTGGGTTCCGGCAGCGTGTTCGGCTTCACTGTGCTGCAGACCGTGCAGGACGGCGGCTGGTACGTGCCCAACGGGCTGCTGCTGCTGCCGCCGTCGGCGTTCTTCATTATCGGCCTGATCATCTGGGTGCTGCGTGCCATCAACCCCGAGCAGGTCGAGGAGAACGAGTTCGAGATGAAGGCCAACACCCAGCCGAAGGAGGCCGTGTAA
- the nqrE gene encoding NADH:ubiquinone reductase (Na(+)-transporting) subunit E: MEHYLSLFVASVFVENMALAFFLGMCTFLAVSKKVSSAFGLGIAVIVVLTITVPVNNLILTYLLGEGALTWTGIPGAENIDLTFLGYLSYIGVIAAIVQILEMFLDKYVPALYNALGVFLPLITVNCAILGATLFMSERNYNLGESVVYGLGAGVGWALAITALAGIREKLKYSDVPASLQGLGITFITVGLMSLGFMSFSGIQL, encoded by the coding sequence ATGGAACATTATCTGAGCCTGTTCGTCGCCTCGGTCTTCGTCGAGAACATGGCCCTGGCGTTCTTCCTGGGCATGTGTACCTTCCTGGCCGTGTCCAAGAAGGTGTCCTCGGCGTTCGGCCTGGGCATCGCCGTCATCGTGGTGCTGACCATCACCGTGCCGGTGAACAACCTGATCCTGACCTATCTGCTCGGTGAGGGCGCGCTGACCTGGACCGGTATCCCCGGTGCCGAGAACATCGATCTGACGTTCCTCGGCTATCTGAGCTACATCGGCGTCATCGCCGCCATCGTGCAGATCCTGGAGATGTTCCTGGACAAGTACGTGCCGGCGCTCTACAACGCCCTGGGCGTATTCCTGCCGTTGATCACCGTGAACTGCGCGATCCTCGGCGCGACCCTGTTCATGTCCGAGCGCAATTACAACCTCGGCGAATCCGTGGTCTACGGTCTGGGTGCCGGCGTCGGCTGGGCACTGGCGATCACCGCCCTGGCCGGTATTCGCGAAAAGCTCAAGTACAGCGACGTGCCCGCCTCCCTGCAGGGCCTGGGCATCACTTTCATCACCGTCGGCCTGATGTCGTTGGGCTTCATGTCCTTCTCCGGCATTCAGCTTTGA
- the leuS gene encoding leucine--tRNA ligase: MDAQYKPFDIERDAQRFWDENQCFKAIEDTDREKFYCLSMFPYPSGKLHMGHVRNYTIGDVVSRYQRMQGKNVMQPMGWDAFGMPAENAAIQNQVPPARWTQQNIETMRAQLKSLGFAYDWSREFATCDSDYYRWEQWFFTKLVEKGLVYKKMSMVNWDPVDQTVLANEQVIEGRGWRSGALVERKEIPLWFLKITDYAEELLADLDRIDWPEQVKTMQRNWIGKSRGVELTFDTHAADGSPLEPLSVYTTRPDTLMGVTYLAVAADHPLAKSAARNDAALADFLEECARGGTSEAELATKEKKGMPTGHSAIHPLSGRELPVYVANFVLMEFGTGAVMAVPAHDQRDWEFATKYGIPIEPVIADANGDTPDLSAGAHTEYGTLINSGEFDGLGFEAAFDAIAARLAEQGRGEVKTNYRLRDWGVARQRYWGAPIPVKYGPEGQTVPLSDDELPVSLPLEVTVDASGSPLKKMPEFSDLGDGWTRETDTFDTFMESSWYFARFCCADNHTAMLDDRADYWLPVDLYIGGIEHAILHLLYARFFTKLMRDFGLVKADEPFQRLLTQGMVIAETYYRPTANGGKQWFNPADVEVSRDDKGRPVSATLVADGQPVEMGGIEKMSKSKNNGVDPQAMIDRFGADTVRLFMMFAAPPEQSLEWSDSGVEGAHRFLKRLWRLVAEHLEAGTPATLDTESLDDAQRELRRKTHETIQKASDDIGRRTTFNTAIAAVMELTNALGKFDDTSPLGLAVAREAVEACVLLLAPITPHVCHTLWAELGHDEPAIDARWPALDESALARDTIELVAQVNGKLRARLEVPADANKAAIEAQAMATENVQRHIEGKTIRKVIVVPGKLVNIVVG; the protein is encoded by the coding sequence ATGGACGCACAATACAAGCCCTTTGATATCGAACGCGACGCCCAGCGGTTCTGGGACGAAAACCAGTGCTTCAAGGCGATCGAGGATACCGATCGCGAGAAGTTCTACTGCCTGTCGATGTTCCCCTATCCCAGCGGCAAGCTACACATGGGGCATGTGCGCAACTACACCATCGGTGATGTGGTATCCCGCTACCAGCGCATGCAGGGCAAGAACGTGATGCAGCCCATGGGCTGGGACGCCTTCGGCATGCCGGCGGAGAACGCGGCCATCCAGAACCAGGTTCCCCCGGCCCGCTGGACCCAGCAGAACATCGAGACCATGCGCGCCCAGCTCAAGTCGCTGGGCTTCGCCTATGACTGGAGCCGCGAGTTCGCCACCTGCGACAGCGACTACTACCGCTGGGAGCAGTGGTTCTTCACCAAGCTGGTGGAAAAGGGCCTGGTCTACAAGAAGATGTCCATGGTCAACTGGGACCCGGTCGACCAGACCGTGCTGGCCAACGAGCAGGTCATCGAGGGACGCGGCTGGCGCAGCGGCGCGCTGGTGGAACGCAAGGAAATCCCCCTGTGGTTCCTCAAGATCACCGACTACGCCGAGGAGCTGCTGGCCGATCTCGACCGGATCGACTGGCCCGAGCAGGTCAAGACCATGCAGCGCAACTGGATCGGCAAGTCGCGCGGCGTGGAGTTGACCTTCGATACGCATGCCGCCGACGGCTCGCCGCTGGAGCCGCTCTCGGTCTACACCACCCGCCCCGACACCCTGATGGGCGTGACCTACCTGGCCGTGGCCGCCGACCATCCGCTGGCCAAGTCCGCCGCCCGGAACGACGCCGCCCTGGCCGATTTCCTCGAGGAGTGTGCCCGCGGCGGCACCTCCGAGGCAGAACTGGCCACCAAGGAAAAGAAAGGCATGCCCACCGGGCATTCGGCCATTCACCCGCTCAGCGGTCGCGAGCTGCCCGTCTATGTCGCCAACTTCGTGCTGATGGAGTTCGGCACCGGGGCGGTGATGGCGGTGCCGGCCCACGACCAGCGCGACTGGGAGTTCGCCACCAAGTACGGCATTCCCATCGAGCCGGTGATCGCCGATGCCAACGGCGACACGCCGGACCTTTCCGCCGGCGCTCATACCGAGTACGGCACCCTGATCAACTCCGGCGAATTCGACGGTCTCGGCTTCGAGGCGGCCTTCGATGCCATCGCCGCCAGGCTCGCCGAACAAGGGCGCGGCGAGGTCAAGACCAACTACCGGCTGCGCGACTGGGGCGTGGCGCGTCAGCGCTACTGGGGCGCTCCCATCCCGGTCAAGTACGGCCCCGAAGGCCAGACCGTTCCGCTCTCCGACGACGAGCTGCCGGTGTCGCTGCCGCTCGAGGTCACCGTCGACGCCTCCGGCTCGCCGCTGAAGAAGATGCCCGAATTCAGCGACCTGGGTGATGGCTGGACGCGCGAAACCGATACCTTCGACACCTTCATGGAGTCCTCCTGGTACTTCGCGCGCTTCTGCTGTGCCGACAACCACACGGCCATGCTCGACGACCGCGCCGACTACTGGCTGCCGGTGGATCTGTACATCGGCGGCATCGAGCACGCCATCCTGCACCTTCTCTACGCGCGTTTCTTCACCAAGCTGATGCGCGACTTCGGCCTGGTAAAGGCCGACGAGCCCTTCCAGCGCCTGCTGACCCAGGGCATGGTGATCGCCGAGACTTATTACCGCCCCACCGCCAACGGCGGCAAGCAGTGGTTCAACCCCGCCGATGTCGAGGTCAGCCGCGACGACAAGGGTCGCCCGGTCAGCGCAACGCTGGTGGCAGATGGCCAGCCGGTGGAGATGGGCGGCATCGAGAAGATGTCCAAGTCGAAGAACAACGGCGTCGACCCTCAGGCGATGATCGATCGTTTCGGCGCCGATACCGTGCGGCTGTTCATGATGTTCGCCGCACCGCCCGAACAATCCCTGGAGTGGTCGGACTCCGGCGTCGAGGGCGCCCATCGCTTCCTCAAGCGCCTGTGGCGTCTGGTCGCCGAGCACCTCGAAGCCGGCACGCCCGCGACACTCGATACCGAGTCGCTCGACGATGCCCAGCGCGAACTGCGTCGCAAGACCCACGAGACCATCCAGAAGGCCAGCGACGACATCGGCCGGCGCACCACCTTCAATACCGCCATCGCCGCGGTGATGGAGCTGACCAACGCGCTCGGCAAGTTCGATGACACAAGCCCGCTCGGCCTGGCCGTGGCCCGGGAAGCGGTCGAAGCCTGCGTGCTGCTGCTGGCGCCCATCACGCCGCATGTCTGCCACACGCTCTGGGCCGAGCTCGGCCATGACGAGCCGGCCATCGACGCCCGCTGGCCGGCACTGGATGAGTCGGCACTCGCCCGGGACACCATTGAACTGGTGGCCCAGGTCAACGGCAAGCTGCGCGCTCGTCTCGAGGTCCCGGCCGACGCCAACAAGGCCGCCATCGAGGCCCAGGCCATGGCCACCGAGAACGTCCAGCGCCATATCGAGGGCAAGACGATTCGCAAGGTCATCGTGGTGCCCGGCAAGCTGGTCAACATCGTCGTCGGCTGA